From the genome of Flavobacterium ovatum, one region includes:
- a CDS encoding GatB/YqeY domain-containing protein has translation MSLAVNIMDDIKTAMRAKDTVALEALRAIKSELLLAQTATGTKEEISEDDEVKLLQRLVKTRKESARIYTEQNRPDLAEPELAQVAVIEKFLPAQLSEDEIEVIIAKIIADSGASGIASMGKVMGLASAQLGGTAEGKTISAIVKKLLV, from the coding sequence ATGAGTTTAGCAGTAAACATCATGGACGATATCAAAACAGCTATGAGAGCTAAAGATACCGTTGCATTAGAAGCATTAAGAGCGATCAAGTCAGAGTTATTATTAGCTCAAACAGCTACAGGTACCAAAGAAGAAATTTCAGAAGACGACGAAGTTAAATTGCTTCAACGTTTGGTAAAAACAAGAAAAGAAAGCGCTAGAATCTACACAGAACAAAATCGTCCAGACTTAGCAGAACCAGAATTAGCTCAAGTTGCGGTAATCGAAAAATTCTTACCAGCACAATTAAGCGAAGACGAAATAGAAGTGATCATAGCAAAAATCATAGCAGACTCTGGAGCATCAGGAATCGCTTCCATGGGAAAAGTAATGGGATTAGCATCTGCTCAACTAGGAGGAACTGCTGAAGGAAAAACCATTTCTGCTATCGTGAAGAAATTATTGGTATAA